AATCGAAGCATTCTTACCGGGTTCTCAAATTGATGTTAAGCCAATTAAAGATTACGATCAGTTCGTAGGTAAAACTATGGAGTTCAAAGTTGTGAAAATCAACCCTGAGTTCAAAAACGTAGTAGTATCTCACAAAGCATTGATCGAAGCAGATATCGAAGGTCAGAAAAAAGAAATCATCGCTCAGCTTGAAAAAGGTCAGGTTCTTGAAGGTACTGTTAAGAATATTACTTCTTACGGTGTATTCATTGACTTAGGAGGTGTAGATGGATTGATCCACATTACAGACCTTTCTTGGTCTAGAGTGAACCACCCATCTGAAATCCTGGAAGACGGACAAACTGTGAAAGTGGTTATCCTTGATTTTGATGACGAGAAGACAAGAATCCAGTTAGGTATGAAGCAATTAGAAGCTCATCCTTGGGATGCTCTTTCTGCTGACATGAAAGTTGGTGATAAAGTAAAAGGAAAAGTAGTAGTTCTTGCTGACTATGGTGCATTCGTAGAGATTGCTCCAGGTGTAGAAGGATTAATCCACGTTTCTGAAATGTCTTGGTCTACTCACTTAAGATCTGCAGGTGATTTCGTGAAAGTAGGTGATGAAGTTGAAGCTGAAGTATTAACTTTAGATAGAGAAGACAGAAAAATCTCTCTTGGTATCAAGCAATTGTCTAAAGATCCATGGGAAAATATCGAAACTAAGTATCCATTAGGATCTAAGCATGTAGGAACTGTAAGAAACTTCACTAACTTCGGTGTATTCGTAGAGTTAGAAGAAGGGATTGACGGATTGATCTACATCTCTGACCTTTCTTGGACTAAGAAAATCAAGCACCCATCTGAATTCTGTGCAGTTGGTGATAAATTAGATGTTGTTGTTCTAGAACTTGACATCCAGGCTAGAAGATTATCTCTAGGTCACAAGCAACTTCAGGAAAATCCTTGGGATAAATTCGAAACTAAATATGCTGAAGGTACGATCCACGCTGGTAAAGCTGTAGAGGTTCACGATAAAGGAGCTTCTGTACAGTTTGAAGACGTAGAAGTAGAAGCTTTCTGCCCATCAAGATTATTAGAGAAAGAAGATGGATCTAAAATCAAGAAAGGTGAAGATGCTCAGTTCAAAGTAATCGAATTCAACAAAGAGTTCAAAAGAGTAGTAGTATCTCATACTGGTATCTTTAGAGACGAAGAGAAGAAAAACGTAAGAGAATCTTCTAACAACAGATCTAATAATACATCTTCTTCAAACAACGAAGAAAGATCAACTCTTGGAGATATCGATGCATTAGCAGAATTGAAAAGAAAAATGGAAGAAGGTAAATAATCTTCAACTCCATTTGATCATATGAAGCCGCTCATTTGAGCGGCTTTTTTGTTTTTAATCATTAAGAAATAATTAT
The Chryseobacterium sp. W4I1 DNA segment above includes these coding regions:
- the rpsA gene encoding 30S ribosomal protein S1; the protein is MSKETNSAEVLLNQNVAPEQFDWDSFESGLDADARKEKSDLEEIYNGSLSSLNDNDVITGKVVRLTDKEAIVDIDFKSEGVISLNEFRYNPGLKVGDDVEVMVDRREDKTGQLQLSHRKARTLKAWDRVNELHETGEIVNGFVKSRTKGGMIVDVHGIEAFLPGSQIDVKPIKDYDQFVGKTMEFKVVKINPEFKNVVVSHKALIEADIEGQKKEIIAQLEKGQVLEGTVKNITSYGVFIDLGGVDGLIHITDLSWSRVNHPSEILEDGQTVKVVILDFDDEKTRIQLGMKQLEAHPWDALSADMKVGDKVKGKVVVLADYGAFVEIAPGVEGLIHVSEMSWSTHLRSAGDFVKVGDEVEAEVLTLDREDRKISLGIKQLSKDPWENIETKYPLGSKHVGTVRNFTNFGVFVELEEGIDGLIYISDLSWTKKIKHPSEFCAVGDKLDVVVLELDIQARRLSLGHKQLQENPWDKFETKYAEGTIHAGKAVEVHDKGASVQFEDVEVEAFCPSRLLEKEDGSKIKKGEDAQFKVIEFNKEFKRVVVSHTGIFRDEEKKNVRESSNNRSNNTSSSNNEERSTLGDIDALAELKRKMEEGK